In the Silene latifolia isolate original U9 population chromosome 1, ASM4854445v1, whole genome shotgun sequence genome, GTTCATAATTAACAGCAGAATGTTAGAAATTACTTTTTAATACAATTGATCTAGCATATAACTCGTTATTATGATATTCCTTTAGCCTGATAAGAGTGCTTATTATAACCCGTTATTATGTTTTCCTTTGGTGATAAGGGTGCTTATAAGTTATAACCCGTCATATATTCGTATGGAGTTCGACGACAGGAGGTGAATGTGAATAATGGGGTTGCGGACTGTCAGTAGATCGTTCGATTCAGACATCGAGACGGTTGTTTCAATTGGTGGTGAAAGACTGAAAGGTGACAGTGTTGATGTACGGGAGGGGAGTCGTGTTTGAGGTGTGGGCCAGGTCTCCGGCGGCCGTCGACAATGATGGTGGGGTGGTGGTTGACGGTGGTTGGGGTTTGGTATTGACTGTCTCAAAACAGTCTACTTGTAGTTGTTAGCGACGGTGACCTGTTCTTCAGGTTGTCCGTCTTCCGAGAGTGTTATGGCAAGAAAGGAAGATAGGACAGATTTAATTGAAATTACTGATAGGTTGGAACGTTATTTGCAGGGTACCCATAGGgtggattattcccatgaaatcaTCCTAAAAAAAATGGTAAAAAACTTAATTTTGCACGTTTTTGGAAAATTATGGGACTAATTTGTTACAAGTGAAACTTAAAAACTGATTTACACCTAATTCATAAGTTATGGAGTAATTTACTACCTCCCGCATTTATTTCAGTCATCTAATTTAACAGACAAAATTCCCAAATCAAAACTCCCTCACCCAAATCAATCGACAAACATAACACCCAAATCAATTGTTCATCCCTCTCTTGAACCCTAATTTGTCGACATCGGTTTAATCACACTAATCCTCACCTTAATCCCAGGTTTGATCCAATTAATATTTTTCTCACTTTCAATTATTGCATTTATCTCTCATTTTCACATCCTATTTACTGAAAAACTAATCTCAATTTGACGAGTTTATTCTTGTCATTAGATTTAATTCCAATTATTATAATATCCAAACAAACATTCTAGTGAGTTTAATTTCTGCATTACGTGACAATTTTGCTGTTATTCTCTGTATTTTGATTGATTCTACTAAACATTGTTGATGGAATTTAATACTTGTTGTAGTCTAAGATACAATGTTGTTATTTTTTATGTTTCGATCAATTAATTTGTTAGCCTTTTCATCGCTCCCTCCTTCCTAATTTAGTCACATTTTTATATTTTGGCATAATTTTGCGTTTTATTAGTGTGATTTTCGTCAGCTTGGAGCTTAATTAGGTCTTCGAGTCGCGGAGCACTGATGTAAATGGATGTTTATTCTTGTTAGAATGTTAGTTACGGAGTATGTCCAGCTTGTGTATGTAAGTATGATAAGGGCTGAATTTTGTTATCTTTATGAGGACTATATATTTAACTACTTGTGTCTGTCTATAATTAGAGGAGAACTAAACAAACTTCGTTATTATGGATTTATGAGCAGTAGCATTTGGTGATTTTGCATTAGATGGCTCTCATTATTTTCGGGGATTTGGACAATCAAAGTGTTGACCTATTATAAAGAGACAAATGTATTCCCTTTTCCCCGGCAATCATCTAATTCATTCCAGACGATTCCCTCCGTTCTATTTCACCACTTTCCTCATTAAATTAATGCAAACTCTAATGAGCCATTGTGGTTTTAGTAACTTTTTTTAATGCCCGCGATGTCTTTTTTCGGCAGTTACCCCGTTTTCATGATGTTAGTAACTATTTTGTCGATCATAGTTACTAGCTTTATTTAGTGAACCCGTTATGTGATTTGTGACTATCTTAGAACCTTAGCGACCCTTTTACTTTTAGCTTTTAAATGGTTACTAGTGACCATCTTCTAGAAGACTAGCCTTCTTTCGTAATTATGCATCACTATCTTCTCTTAATTGCTTGGTTTCTTTTAGTGTCATTCTGTAGGGGAATAAAAACGATCGGATAAGGAAGAGAGAAGTCCAATGGGGTCAGAAGCTTTGCATGCCGCAAAAGTTTATAGGCATCTTCTCAAGTCTGTGAAAAAGCATGTTGGACAAGAAGATTACAAGAGGAACTTCACTAATTTTATCACGCAAGAGTTCAAAAAGAACAGTCAACTGTCCGATCCATCATCTATTCAGAATAAACTAAAGCTTGCCCATGATTACACTTACATGCTAAACAGCGTGCATCATCACAAGGTACTCTGTCATGAAACTCTTTGAAGTTTTACGTATTTACATAGATTGAGGATATGCTCCCATGTTTTTCTTGTGAACTATTTCATTTGTGCTCCAGCTACTTGTCTATGTTTTCCATCCAAACTTACAATTTTTGCCGATAGATGAATGATTTTTCAAAGGTGACCTAATGGCACACAGTAACAATTCTTCCCTGTATGGCCGACactttattattttatattttcctgaGTTTGTATTGACTTTGGAGCCAAGGACTCATTATTCTGTAGTTCTGTAATATGTTGGAACAAAGCAAAATGAATTACTAATTTGTGCTAATTTGGTTATGCTTCTTTTTACTTTAAACTTTGTCATTCGATGCTATTTTCAATACAATTTTCACTTTGGGTAGCTAACACATGGGTAAGGTTGCGTATATCTGACCCTCTTACCCCGCAATTCGTGATAGCCCTTGATGCACTGTTTAATGTTTAATGTTGTTTGGTTTCAATATTCAACATTTGAAAACCTTATTACTTGAAAACTGGCAGTGGAATAACATGAGAACGTTTTTATTAAGTTTTCGCTCCAAAGTCAATACCCTATTATGATGGAGCACACGCTCGAAGAACTGGCAGACAAATTACATGAAAACATTTTTTCGATTATGTATTAGACGTGTGATTTTAACCAAAAACAAAAGACTTGAGTTTTTCTTTTTTAGACAAGTAAAGACTTGTGTTTTTATTGATACTCTTATTCCCATTTTACTTATCTGCCACCACTGACCCAGCTGGATTAGCTAAAGCTTGGCGTGATGTGCCTGTTCTTGAATCACTTTTAGCGCAATTGAATTTTGAAACATATGCATGTAAGAAATGAGTAGTTGTCTCGCTTTTGAATTCCAAGTGATATATTGTTTATCGATTACCTGTGATTTTTTGTTTCTGCGTGTGCATGTGTGAAGGGATTGAGGCAGTTTAATGCTAAGGGATTTCTAACCAAGCTCATCAGTACTGAGTATTTAATACCATCTCTCTATAATTCTAATAGCGTAGCTGGCTGAAATGTGCTTGAATCCTTGTGAATGCATTAATCAATCATCTATAAACTCTTATGTTCAAGTTTGGCTTTTGATGCCTATACTTTATAGTACTTCCCTGGTGATTCTACAGGAGCTTCTGTTCTCATACAACATTGCTGTGGATAGATCAGATGAGATGAAAAGGATACTTGGAAAATCTGCTGCAAGTGTTGGGCTTCAGCTTCCAGAGGTTTATCAGCCATGATTCTGGAATATTACACACCATTTCCGTTCAAGAAGAACATTATTTGCGTATGCACCCTTTTTGTATCCATTTCTTTTGGTGCGTTGTCATAAGTTGTGGCGAAGCAAAATGGAGTTCGAGAGGCTGCTAGTCCTGCCACTCGTGAAACAGTGATAAATATATTTCTGAACTTTTTAAACCAAAATTCTTGGTTTTTACTGTGCTACAAATTGTCTAATTTGCCCCCCCAAAAGTTCTTCAGTCTTTGCTCTCAAAATATCGAAATCTCGACTCTCTCACTGATGCAAGGCAATTTCATCAGCGGAATGTTAACAAATCTAACTAGCTGGAATAAAGATTGGCATAGCTGCTATGTGCAATAGCAGAGTCCAATAAGATTCTTGTGAGTCATCCATCTCTCCATTGACTGAAAGACAACTTCGTGATAAACCTTGTTGGAAGGTATATGATATTACTGAACAATTTACCATGTATCCAAAAAAGTTATGGAGTATTGTTGGAGGGAGTTGTGTGAGGATGATCGTGTTAATCTGATGGTCGGATGCCGGGCTATTTGGGAGCACCGTAATAAGGTTATTTTCGATGGGGTGGAGGTGGTTCCGGATATTATTGTGAGACAGGTGCGGGATGTGATTCATGAGGGAGTAAGAGCGGATG is a window encoding:
- the LOC141613541 gene encoding uncharacterized protein LOC141613541, producing MGSEALHAAKVYRHLLKSVKKHVGQEDYKRNFTNFITQEFKKNSQLSDPSSIQNKLKLAHDYTYMLNSVHHHKELLFSYNIAVDRSDEMKRILGKSAASVGLQLPEVYQP